A genomic region of uncultured Roseibium sp. contains the following coding sequences:
- a CDS encoding NAD(P)-dependent oxidoreductase translates to MRILITGASGTIGRFLCRHLADKGNHVTALGRRAMDGMAVEFARFDLSEMSPRLPDGDALVHCALHHEPGKFRGGEGDDPDRFHKLNVEGTSALFRAAKDAGFRKVVFLSSRAVYGDTRRGETLRETDEPEPDSLYGEVKRDGERGLEALCDAHFCGAALRATGVYGMPPGLTTHKWSGLFEGFRSGSETEPRCGSEVHGDDLAAAVSLVLRTFEHGFDVFNVSDLLLDRCDLLTLFSECSGLAGALPARASSRPGVMDTSKLRRLGWQPGGRDKLKAFVEACNAAT, encoded by the coding sequence ATGCGGATACTGATCACGGGCGCGAGCGGCACGATCGGCCGCTTTCTGTGCCGGCACCTTGCAGACAAGGGCAACCATGTGACAGCGCTGGGCCGCAGGGCCATGGATGGTATGGCTGTCGAATTCGCCAGGTTCGATCTGTCCGAGATGTCGCCCCGTTTGCCGGACGGTGATGCGCTGGTTCACTGTGCCCTGCATCATGAGCCCGGCAAGTTCCGGGGCGGGGAGGGAGATGACCCGGACCGGTTCCACAAACTCAATGTCGAGGGTACCAGCGCCCTGTTCCGGGCCGCGAAAGACGCGGGTTTCCGAAAGGTGGTGTTCCTGTCGAGCCGCGCGGTCTACGGCGACACGCGGCGCGGAGAAACGCTGCGAGAAACCGATGAACCGGAACCGGACAGCCTTTACGGAGAGGTGAAACGTGACGGAGAGCGCGGTCTGGAAGCGCTTTGCGATGCGCATTTCTGCGGGGCCGCGCTGCGGGCCACCGGCGTCTACGGGATGCCTCCCGGACTGACCACTCACAAGTGGTCCGGATTGTTCGAGGGGTTTCGGTCAGGCTCTGAAACAGAGCCCCGCTGTGGATCAGAGGTTCATGGCGATGATCTGGCGGCTGCCGTTTCGCTCGTGCTTCGGACCTTCGAACACGGGTTCGATGTCTTCAACGTATCCGATCTTCTGCTCGACCGGTGCGATCTGCTGACGCTCTTTTCAGAGTGTTCCGGATTGGCCGGCGCTTTGCCGGCCAGGGCCTCGTCTCGGCCGGGTGTCATGGACACGTCCAAACTCCGCCGGCTCGGCTGGCAGCCCGGCGGCCGTGACAAGCTGAAAGCCTTTGTCGAAGCGTGCAACGCGGCTACCTGA
- a CDS encoding NAD-dependent epimerase/dehydratase family protein — MKIAILGGDGFVGWPTSLHLSSLGHDVHIIDNLSRRWIDAELGVQSLTPMDSIQERTRIWKQETGNTIQFHLIDIAEHYEVFKAWLSDNRPEAIIHFAEQRAAPYSMKSDQHKNYTVSNNVNATHHLLNAMVELDLDAHLVHLGTMGVYGYSNVGAAIPEGYLDVGVETLAGTTANQQILYPANPGSIYHMTKCLDQLLFQFYAKNDGLRITDLHQGIVWGTHTDQTRRHKQLINRFDYDGDYGTVLNRFLIQAAIGYPLTVHGTGGQTRAFIHIQDSVRCIELALQNAPQNGDRVKVFNQMTETHRVRDLAELISRLTGAKVAYLPNPRKEAADNDLVVENKQFLELGLDPIRLEDGLLEEVVDVAKAFAYRVDRGRVPAVSAWTRDIAADIEHDPEHPRLKSVS; from the coding sequence GTGAAAATCGCGATACTCGGCGGCGACGGCTTCGTCGGCTGGCCCACATCCCTGCACCTGTCCAGTCTCGGCCATGACGTCCACATCATCGACAACCTGAGTCGCCGCTGGATCGATGCGGAACTCGGGGTCCAGTCGCTGACGCCGATGGACTCCATCCAGGAGCGCACGCGTATCTGGAAGCAGGAAACCGGCAACACCATCCAGTTCCATCTGATCGACATTGCAGAGCACTACGAAGTCTTCAAGGCCTGGCTGTCGGACAATCGCCCGGAGGCCATCATCCACTTCGCCGAGCAGCGGGCCGCGCCCTATTCGATGAAATCGGACCAGCACAAGAATTACACGGTCAGCAACAACGTCAACGCGACCCATCACCTGCTCAATGCCATGGTCGAACTCGATCTCGATGCGCATCTCGTTCATCTCGGGACCATGGGCGTATACGGCTACTCGAATGTCGGGGCCGCGATCCCGGAAGGGTATCTTGATGTCGGCGTCGAGACGCTTGCGGGAACGACCGCAAACCAGCAGATCCTCTACCCGGCCAACCCAGGTTCGATCTATCACATGACCAAGTGTCTCGATCAGCTCCTGTTCCAGTTCTACGCCAAGAACGACGGTCTCAGGATCACCGATCTGCACCAGGGGATCGTCTGGGGAACGCACACGGACCAGACCCGGCGGCACAAGCAGCTGATCAACAGGTTCGACTATGACGGCGACTATGGCACCGTGCTGAACCGGTTTCTCATTCAGGCTGCGATCGGCTATCCGCTGACGGTTCACGGAACCGGGGGGCAGACCCGTGCCTTCATCCACATCCAGGATTCCGTGCGCTGCATCGAGCTGGCATTGCAGAACGCGCCGCAGAACGGGGACAGGGTCAAGGTTTTCAACCAGATGACGGAAACGCACCGGGTCCGCGATCTTGCCGAACTGATCTCAAGGCTGACGGGCGCGAAAGTCGCCTATCTGCCGAATCCGCGAAAGGAAGCGGCTGACAACGATCTTGTCGTGGAGAACAAGCAGTTCCTGGAGCTGGGTCTCGATCCGATCCGTCTGGAAGACGGTCTGCTTGAAGAAGTCGTCGATGTCGCCAAGGCGTTCGCTTACCGGGTCGACCGGGGCCGCGTTCCGGCGGTGTCTGCCTGGACACGGGATATCGCGGCGGACATCGAGCATGATCCCGAGCATCCCCGCCTGAAGTCGGTTTCCTGA
- a CDS encoding FliM/FliN family flagellar motor switch protein encodes MTTFDEIKVDISVVLGESEMPVHQLLRMGRGAVIDLDVSEDDDVKIYANNTLVARGQVVLLGERIGISITEVLMRPPEIRPMRTDGPL; translated from the coding sequence ATGACCACCTTTGACGAAATCAAAGTCGATATCTCCGTCGTGCTTGGCGAGAGCGAAATGCCGGTTCACCAGCTGTTGCGGATGGGGCGCGGCGCGGTCATCGATCTCGATGTGAGCGAGGACGACGACGTCAAGATCTACGCCAACAACACGCTTGTTGCCCGCGGGCAGGTCGTTCTGCTCGGCGAGCGGATAGGGATCTCGATCACCGAAGTGCTGATGCGCCCGCCGGAGATTCGCCCGATGCGGACGGACGGGCCGCTCTAG
- a CDS encoding acetyl/propionyl/methylcrotonyl-CoA carboxylase subunit alpha: MFSKILVANRGEIACRVMKTARRMGIKTVAVYSDADRDALHVEMADEAVHIGPAAAAESYLIADKIIAACKQTGAEAVHPGYGFLSERASFPEALKKEGIVWIGPNPRAIEAMGDKIESKKFANDAKVSTVPGYLGVIETAEQAVEIAADIGYPVMIKASAGGGGKGMRIAWNADEVRDGYDRSKSEAASSFGDDRVFVEKFIENPRHIEIQVLGDKHGNAIYLGERECSIQRRNQKVIEEAPSPLLDEETRRKMGEQAVALAKAVDYDSAGTVEFVAGQDKSFFFLEMNTRLQVEHPVTELITGVDLVEQMIRVAAGEELPIGQDDVKLTGWSVESRIYAEDPYRNFLPSIGRLVRYQPPEEVASEGVTVRNDTGVVEGSEISMFYDPMIAKLITHAPSRAQAIDAMSTALDAFYVDGIQHNVPFLTALMNHPRWRSGELATSFIADEYPDGFSPAVPDDAAYSVLAAVALSMAALGRERLDHLPGRLRPHSGEMREDWVVKLDKTYVPIRIAAGYPGTPVELDVAIGDGPIMSVESDWSPGDVLWSGKVGSDSVTVQIRAVTGGYRLDWQGYSVLAKVMTPRVAELDALMPEKLPPDTSKMLLCPMPGLVVSIAVTEGQEIKAGEQLAVVEAMKMENVLRAERDCVVSAIKAAPGDSLAVDAVIMEFS; encoded by the coding sequence ATGTTCTCGAAAATTCTCGTCGCCAACAGGGGTGAAATCGCCTGCAGGGTCATGAAGACCGCCCGCCGCATGGGGATCAAGACCGTCGCGGTCTACTCGGATGCGGACCGGGACGCGTTGCATGTCGAGATGGCTGACGAAGCCGTTCACATCGGCCCCGCCGCGGCAGCCGAATCCTATCTGATTGCAGACAAGATCATTGCCGCCTGCAAGCAGACCGGCGCAGAAGCGGTTCATCCTGGCTACGGCTTTCTCTCCGAGCGCGCGAGTTTTCCCGAGGCCCTCAAGAAGGAAGGCATTGTCTGGATCGGCCCCAATCCGCGCGCCATTGAGGCGATGGGCGACAAGATCGAATCCAAGAAATTCGCCAACGATGCGAAGGTCAGCACCGTTCCGGGATATCTCGGCGTCATCGAAACGGCGGAACAGGCTGTCGAGATCGCTGCGGACATCGGCTATCCGGTGATGATCAAGGCGTCGGCCGGGGGCGGGGGAAAGGGCATGCGCATTGCCTGGAACGCCGACGAAGTACGCGACGGCTACGACCGGTCCAAGTCGGAGGCTGCCTCTTCGTTCGGCGATGACCGCGTGTTCGTGGAGAAGTTCATCGAAAACCCGCGCCACATCGAGATCCAGGTGCTCGGCGACAAGCACGGCAACGCCATTTATCTCGGTGAACGGGAATGCTCGATCCAGCGCCGAAACCAGAAGGTCATCGAAGAAGCACCGTCACCGCTTCTGGACGAGGAAACGCGGCGGAAAATGGGGGAGCAGGCGGTCGCGCTGGCAAAGGCGGTCGACTATGACAGTGCCGGAACGGTCGAGTTCGTTGCCGGTCAGGACAAGAGCTTCTTCTTCCTTGAAATGAACACCCGCCTGCAAGTGGAACATCCGGTCACCGAACTCATCACCGGTGTCGATCTGGTGGAGCAGATGATCCGGGTCGCGGCCGGGGAAGAACTCCCGATTGGCCAGGATGACGTCAAGCTGACCGGCTGGTCCGTCGAAAGCAGGATCTATGCCGAAGATCCCTATCGCAACTTCCTGCCGTCCATAGGGCGGCTCGTGCGATACCAGCCGCCAGAGGAAGTCGCAAGCGAAGGCGTTACGGTGCGCAACGACACGGGTGTGGTCGAGGGATCCGAGATCTCCATGTTCTACGATCCGATGATCGCGAAACTGATCACCCACGCGCCGAGCCGCGCGCAGGCGATCGACGCGATGAGCACGGCTCTGGATGCGTTTTATGTCGACGGAATCCAGCACAATGTTCCATTTCTGACCGCCTTGATGAACCACCCGCGCTGGCGCTCCGGCGAACTGGCGACGAGCTTCATCGCGGACGAATACCCGGACGGTTTCTCGCCGGCGGTCCCGGATGACGCTGCCTATTCGGTGCTCGCCGCCGTGGCGCTTTCGATGGCAGCACTGGGGCGCGAACGTCTGGACCATCTGCCCGGGCGCCTGCGTCCGCATTCCGGTGAAATGCGGGAGGACTGGGTCGTCAAGCTCGACAAGACCTATGTCCCGATCCGCATTGCCGCTGGATATCCAGGTACGCCCGTGGAACTGGATGTCGCCATCGGCGACGGTCCGATCATGAGTGTCGAATCCGACTGGAGCCCGGGAGATGTCCTCTGGTCCGGCAAGGTCGGCTCCGACAGCGTCACGGTCCAGATCAGAGCGGTTACGGGCGGTTACCGCCTCGACTGGCAGGGCTATTCGGTCCTTGCCAAGGTGATGACGCCCCGGGTCGCGGAACTGGACGCGCTGATGCCGGAGAAACTGCCGCCGGACACATCCAAGATGCTGCTGTGTCCGATGCCCGGTCTCGTGGTGTCCATTGCCGTCACCGAGGGCCAGGAAATCAAGGCCGGCGAACAGCTTGCGGTCGTTGAGGCAATGAAGATGGAGAACGTGTTGCGTGCCGAGCGCGATTGTGTCGTCTCCGCAATCAAGGCTGCGCCCGGCGACAGTCTTGCGGTCGATGCCGTGATCATGGAGTTTTCCTGA
- a CDS encoding glycosyltransferase family 8 protein, translating into MSDWPIFDRPAGSSVAYVTLVTNRDYVLGASALLRSLRRTGTAADLVVLCTPGVDDEDLEILRGFKPRVARCRRLETSAAFNERHERGRLHEAAPFTKGGKPVFHTPLDNFVKLRLWQLSDYDRVVFIDADALVLQNCDGLFDYPEFCAAPNVYESLADFHRLNSGVFTARPSTATFARMLEALETPGAFWRRTDQTFLETFFPHWHGLPVFYNMLQYVWFNLPDLWNWQQIHILHYQYEKPWQAGHDKSERLRPLMDLWQAFATGNGIPDDTTRLAGPGEWTDQRAS; encoded by the coding sequence ATGAGTGATTGGCCGATCTTCGACCGTCCCGCCGGATCGAGTGTCGCCTATGTGACGCTTGTGACCAATCGCGACTATGTTCTGGGCGCATCGGCTCTGCTGCGATCCTTGCGTCGGACGGGAACGGCGGCGGATCTGGTCGTGCTGTGCACACCGGGTGTTGACGATGAAGACCTGGAGATCCTCAGGGGCTTCAAGCCGCGCGTCGCGCGGTGCCGGCGGCTTGAGACGTCTGCAGCCTTCAACGAGCGGCACGAGCGCGGACGGCTTCACGAGGCCGCGCCTTTCACGAAAGGGGGAAAGCCCGTCTTCCACACGCCGCTCGACAATTTCGTCAAGCTGCGCCTGTGGCAGCTCAGCGATTACGACCGGGTCGTCTTTATCGATGCGGACGCGCTGGTTCTGCAGAACTGCGACGGGCTGTTCGACTATCCCGAATTCTGCGCGGCGCCGAACGTCTATGAAAGCCTCGCCGACTTTCATCGCCTGAACAGCGGCGTCTTCACGGCGCGTCCAAGCACTGCGACGTTTGCGCGTATGCTGGAGGCTCTCGAAACTCCAGGCGCGTTCTGGCGGCGGACGGACCAGACATTCCTGGAAACCTTTTTCCCGCATTGGCACGGGTTGCCGGTGTTCTACAACATGCTGCAATATGTCTGGTTCAACCTGCCGGACCTTTGGAACTGGCAGCAGATCCATATCCTGCATTACCAGTACGAGAAGCCCTGGCAGGCCGGGCACGACAAAAGCGAGCGGCTTCGCCCGCTGATGGATCTCTGGCAGGCCTTTGCGACCGGCAACGGCATTCCGGACGACACGACGCGACTTGCCGGTCCGGGAGAGTGGACAGATCAACGGGCATCTTGA
- a CDS encoding acylphosphatase: protein MTDITTVHVVVEGRVQGVGYRGWCADAAVERRLSGWVRNLKTGAVEATFSGPSDAVSDMVEHLWSGPAFARVRAVTPTPSDKALMGEFEIRETA from the coding sequence ATGACCGATATCACAACCGTTCATGTCGTTGTCGAAGGCCGCGTCCAGGGTGTCGGCTATCGCGGCTGGTGCGCGGACGCAGCGGTCGAGCGACGTCTTTCAGGTTGGGTCCGCAACCTGAAGACGGGAGCGGTCGAGGCCACCTTTTCCGGTCCGTCCGACGCCGTCTCGGACATGGTCGAACACCTCTGGAGCGGCCCGGCCTTCGCCAGGGTGAGGGCGGTGACACCGACCCCGTCGGACAAGGCGCTCATGGGCGAGTTCGAGATCCGGGAAACTGCGTAA
- a CDS encoding HAD hydrolase-like protein, with protein MSFTTVLFDLDGTLTDPFEGITRSIQHALEKMGAHVPDGKDLHWCIGPPLWDSFEVLLNTSDRSDLDLAVAHYRERYTVTGLYENTLIDGIPDVLASLGTAALDLHVCTSKPHAYAGKIVDHFEMMPHFGKVYGSELDGQRSRKAELIAHILEEEGLSADETVMIGDRKHDLIGANANGVAGIGVLWGYGSREELEAECPVLVAENPADISTFLGAGA; from the coding sequence ATGTCATTCACGACAGTACTGTTCGACCTGGACGGAACACTGACCGATCCGTTTGAGGGAATTACCCGTTCGATCCAGCATGCACTGGAGAAGATGGGCGCACATGTACCTGACGGGAAGGATCTCCACTGGTGCATCGGGCCGCCGCTCTGGGACAGTTTCGAGGTTCTTCTGAACACCTCCGACCGCTCCGATCTCGATCTGGCGGTGGCGCATTACCGCGAGCGCTATACCGTGACCGGCCTTTACGAGAACACCCTGATCGACGGCATTCCCGATGTCCTGGCCTCGCTCGGCACCGCTGCGCTTGATCTTCACGTGTGCACGTCGAAGCCGCATGCCTATGCGGGCAAGATCGTCGACCACTTTGAAATGATGCCGCATTTCGGAAAGGTTTACGGGTCCGAACTCGACGGACAACGGTCACGGAAAGCGGAGCTGATTGCCCATATCCTTGAAGAAGAAGGCCTGTCGGCCGACGAAACCGTGATGATCGGCGACCGCAAGCACGATCTGATCGGCGCGAATGCGAACGGGGTGGCCGGTATCGGCGTCTTGTGGGGATACGGCAGCCGGGAAGAACTGGAAGCGGAGTGCCCGGTTCTGGTGGCAGAAAACCCGGCAGACATATCGACCTTCCTGGGAGCGGGCGCATAG
- a CDS encoding SdrD B-like domain-containing protein, with the protein MAFRSRTYEFTAFTEADLLSPGDKSLGRGDSFIMPANATTEFSVRDNDPWLSGDIHKKSWARSEETGRWQKQITEQARDPFGQEASVNGVPLEAQIFAEKRLVLRGDDGKTYQLIEIEVEGAARGPDNDFFTFLGAVPPPGVTLEVKWCANVFFGLKYDKLGAGETADPETAALAGRYFCDDDGDTADTGDPAVSGALVTLLSADGEVVARTRTDENGDYAFTDLSAGDYVVQFATDDAPGKAFVSPSSGSNGSDVIDPERGLTDVISLGRGEVVKDIDAGIAYVPTAVIAGRYFCDDDGDAADTGDPAVPGALVTLLFADGEVVARTRTDDDGNYAFTDLAAGDYVVQFATDDAPGKAFVAPSSGSNGSDVVDPERGLTDVISLGRGEVVKAIDAGIVYVEPECPAPPVLLIDFLDATFEFDFGPGKDGLRQFDLVDLQNIADGTPDKALLDLVADSVPDASRETGDLCHLSDLVQFALAERFDFV; encoded by the coding sequence ATGGCCTTCCGTTCCAGAACGTATGAATTCACCGCCTTTACCGAAGCCGACCTTTTGAGCCCCGGGGACAAGAGCCTCGGGCGGGGCGACAGTTTCATCATGCCTGCAAACGCGACGACGGAGTTTTCCGTGCGCGACAACGATCCCTGGCTTTCGGGCGACATTCACAAGAAGAGCTGGGCAAGATCCGAGGAAACCGGCCGCTGGCAGAAACAGATCACCGAGCAGGCACGCGATCCCTTCGGCCAGGAGGCAAGCGTAAACGGTGTGCCGCTTGAGGCGCAGATCTTCGCGGAGAAACGCCTCGTGCTGCGCGGGGATGACGGCAAGACCTATCAGCTGATCGAGATCGAGGTCGAGGGAGCAGCCCGCGGACCGGATAATGACTTCTTCACCTTTCTGGGGGCCGTGCCGCCTCCGGGTGTCACCCTGGAAGTGAAGTGGTGCGCCAATGTCTTCTTCGGCTTGAAATATGACAAGCTCGGGGCCGGGGAAACCGCCGATCCCGAAACGGCAGCGCTCGCGGGCCGGTACTTCTGCGATGATGACGGTGATACCGCTGATACCGGAGACCCTGCTGTTTCGGGCGCTCTGGTGACGCTGCTTTCCGCCGACGGCGAAGTGGTGGCCCGAACCAGGACGGATGAGAACGGGGACTACGCGTTCACGGATCTGAGCGCGGGCGATTATGTCGTCCAGTTTGCCACGGACGACGCGCCCGGAAAGGCCTTCGTCTCACCGAGTTCGGGGTCGAACGGGTCTGACGTGATTGATCCGGAACGCGGGCTGACGGATGTGATCAGTCTCGGCCGGGGCGAGGTGGTGAAAGACATCGATGCCGGCATTGCCTATGTCCCGACCGCGGTGATCGCAGGCCGTTACTTCTGCGACGATGACGGTGATGCTGCTGATACCGGAGACCCTGCTGTTCCGGGCGCTCTGGTGACGCTTCTTTTCGCCGACGGCGAAGTGGTGGCCCGAACGCGGACGGATGACGATGGCAACTACGCGTTCACGGACCTTGCTGCGGGTGACTATGTCGTCCAGTTCGCCACGGACGATGCGCCCGGAAAGGCATTCGTCGCGCCGAGTTCAGGGTCGAACGGGTCTGATGTGGTTGATCCGGAACGCGGGCTGACGGATGTGATCAGCCTCGGCCGGGGCGAGGTGGTGAAAGCCATCGATGCGGGCATTGTCTATGTGGAGCCGGAGTGTCCGGCGCCACCCGTGCTCCTGATTGATTTTCTTGATGCCACTTTCGAGTTTGACTTCGGGCCGGGCAAAGACGGGCTCAGGCAATTTGACCTTGTTGACCTTCAAAACATCGCGGACGGGACGCCGGACAAAGCCCTGTTGGATCTCGTAGCGGATTCTGTTCCGGATGCGAGCCGGGAGACCGGCGATCTGTGCCATCTGTCAGACCTGGTCCAGTTCGCGCTTGCCGAACGCTTCGATTTCGTTTGA
- a CDS encoding AAA family ATPase, with protein MRPESNGTGGFARLLGLVPSAPHWHVDWECIWSLWPELGALDTCPQDPIHHGEGDAGTHTRMVVDALVASPSWRGADGENRSCLFWAAVLHDVGKPATTKHEEDGRVTSRGHSRVGASIARQLLWDAGAPYDWREAVCGLILCHQIPFWLIEREDYVRQAIRTSLRCLPDLLCTHARADATGRFCADQQAILDNVEVARQVFADAGCLNTPFAFANDESRVGYFERADRDPYFAAHEDFRCKVTLMSGLPGAGKDTWIARNRPDLPVVSLDAVRESIGERATGNQGRVIQAAYELAREHLRRKQDFVWNATNISEQLRGKPLRLFRDYDAFIEIAYLEPSRRTLFEQNRNRPDAVPDAVLANLIKKLEPPGDWEAHKVTRIVAG; from the coding sequence ATGAGACCTGAGAGTAACGGCACCGGCGGCTTCGCGCGGCTCCTTGGCCTGGTTCCATCCGCGCCGCATTGGCATGTGGATTGGGAGTGCATCTGGTCCTTGTGGCCCGAACTCGGCGCCTTGGATACGTGTCCGCAAGATCCGATCCATCATGGGGAAGGGGATGCCGGAACACATACGCGCATGGTGGTCGACGCACTTGTTGCTTCGCCGTCCTGGCGCGGAGCGGACGGCGAAAACCGATCCTGCCTGTTCTGGGCGGCGGTGCTGCATGACGTCGGAAAGCCGGCGACGACGAAACACGAGGAGGATGGCCGCGTGACATCGCGTGGCCATTCCCGCGTCGGTGCGTCCATTGCCAGGCAGCTCTTGTGGGATGCCGGTGCCCCGTATGACTGGCGCGAAGCGGTCTGCGGCCTGATCCTGTGCCATCAGATCCCGTTCTGGCTGATCGAACGCGAGGATTATGTAAGGCAGGCAATCAGGACCTCCCTCAGGTGCCTGCCGGACCTTTTGTGCACGCATGCCAGGGCCGACGCGACGGGACGATTCTGTGCCGATCAGCAGGCAATCCTCGACAATGTCGAGGTGGCCCGGCAGGTGTTTGCAGACGCCGGTTGCCTGAATACCCCATTTGCGTTTGCCAATGACGAAAGCCGCGTCGGGTATTTCGAAAGGGCGGACAGAGATCCGTATTTTGCCGCCCATGAGGACTTCCGCTGCAAGGTCACTCTGATGTCCGGACTGCCGGGTGCTGGGAAGGACACATGGATTGCGCGTAACCGGCCCGACCTTCCCGTGGTGAGCCTTGATGCCGTGCGTGAGAGCATCGGCGAACGGGCGACCGGAAACCAGGGACGGGTCATCCAGGCTGCCTACGAGCTGGCGCGCGAACACCTGCGCAGGAAGCAGGACTTCGTCTGGAATGCCACGAACATTTCCGAACAGTTGCGGGGCAAGCCTTTGAGACTGTTTCGGGACTACGACGCGTTCATCGAGATTGCCTATCTCGAACCTTCACGGCGCACGCTCTTTGAACAGAACAGAAACCGGCCGGATGCCGTGCCGGATGCAGTTCTCGCCAATCTGATCAAGAAGCTCGAACCGCCGGGAGATTGGGAAGCTCACAAGGTCACCCGGATCGTGGCCGGGTGA
- a CDS encoding RNA ligase family protein: MELMKYPRTRHLEGSRLQSGDLGDDKPLAELAGLPLVVEEKIDGANCAISFSDAGDVRLQSRGHFLTGGYRERHFDLLKTWSSVHANSLSEVLGSRYIMYGEWLYAKHTSFYDALPHYFLEFDLFDKEDGHFLSTTQRRQILGGLPVMPVPVLHEGDLPSHRHVDALVTTSLYKSPDWRQALMQAAEASGNRPEMVERQTEDTDLSEGLYIKLEDGRSVIDRFKYVRAGFIQTLTEADSHWHSRPILPNQLADGVDIFAPVLGVKGAYDET, translated from the coding sequence ATGGAACTCATGAAATACCCGCGCACGCGGCACCTGGAGGGGTCCCGCCTTCAGTCCGGTGACCTGGGAGACGACAAGCCCCTGGCCGAACTGGCGGGGCTGCCCCTGGTGGTTGAAGAAAAGATCGACGGTGCCAATTGCGCCATTTCCTTCAGTGATGCAGGCGACGTGCGGCTGCAAAGCCGTGGCCATTTTCTCACCGGAGGTTACAGGGAACGGCATTTCGATCTCCTGAAAACCTGGTCTTCCGTCCATGCCAATTCCCTGAGCGAGGTGCTCGGGAGCCGGTACATCATGTACGGGGAGTGGCTTTATGCGAAACACACCAGTTTCTATGACGCCCTGCCGCATTACTTCCTGGAATTCGATCTTTTCGACAAGGAGGACGGCCATTTTCTGAGCACCACGCAACGCCGCCAAATTCTCGGCGGACTGCCCGTCATGCCGGTGCCGGTTCTCCACGAGGGTGACTTGCCATCGCATCGGCATGTCGACGCGCTGGTCACGACATCCCTCTATAAGTCTCCAGACTGGAGGCAGGCCCTGATGCAGGCCGCGGAAGCGTCCGGCAACAGACCCGAAATGGTGGAGCGGCAGACCGAGGACACGGATCTCAGCGAAGGCCTCTATATCAAGCTGGAGGACGGGCGGAGCGTGATCGACCGGTTCAAATATGTGCGGGCCGGCTTCATCCAGACCCTGACGGAGGCCGATAGCCACTGGCATTCGCGTCCGATACTGCCCAATCAACTTGCGGACGGGGTGGACATTTTTGCTCCGGTCCTTGGTGTGAAGGGGGCATACGATGAGACCTGA
- the lipB gene encoding lipoyl(octanoyl) transferase LipB, producing MSPAERDTLSLSFLPISGSKPVEWKISDDLVDYETALLEMDERVKRIISGEASELVWLLEHPPLYTAGTSADDGDLVAPDRFPVHRTGRGGQHTYHGPGQRVAYVMLDLKRRQQDVRAFVSALEAWLINALWHYHIRGERREDRVGVWVRRPERGNTVEDKIAAIGIRLRKWVTFHGISFNVEPDLEHFSGIVPCGVTEHGVTSLVDLGIPVSMAENDSVLRAEFEKIFGPVA from the coding sequence ATGTCACCAGCCGAAAGAGACACGCTTTCCCTCAGTTTTCTGCCGATTTCAGGCTCAAAACCGGTGGAATGGAAGATATCGGATGACCTGGTCGACTACGAGACCGCGCTTCTGGAAATGGACGAGCGCGTCAAGAGAATCATTTCCGGAGAGGCAAGCGAACTGGTCTGGCTGCTTGAGCACCCCCCGCTTTACACCGCCGGAACAAGTGCCGACGATGGCGATCTCGTCGCGCCCGACCGGTTCCCTGTCCACCGGACCGGGCGCGGTGGACAGCACACCTATCACGGCCCCGGCCAGCGGGTCGCCTATGTGATGCTGGATCTGAAGCGGCGCCAGCAGGACGTCAGGGCGTTCGTCTCCGCGCTGGAAGCCTGGCTGATCAACGCCCTCTGGCATTACCACATTCGCGGCGAACGCCGCGAGGACCGCGTCGGTGTCTGGGTCCGCCGGCCCGAACGGGGAAATACGGTCGAGGACAAGATCGCCGCGATCGGCATCCGGTTGCGCAAATGGGTGACCTTTCATGGCATCAGCTTCAACGTGGAGCCGGATCTGGAGCATTTTTCCGGCATTGTCCCCTGCGGCGTCACCGAACACGGCGTGACCAGCCTCGTCGATCTCGGCATTCCGGTGAGCATGGCGGAAAACGACAGCGTTCTGCGCGCAGAGTTTGAAAAAATCTTCGGCCCGGTCGCCTGA